A stretch of Gopherus evgoodei ecotype Sinaloan lineage chromosome 19, rGopEvg1_v1.p, whole genome shotgun sequence DNA encodes these proteins:
- the SCN4B gene encoding sodium channel subunit beta-4, giving the protein MAVTLEVSVGKNHLVMALNGSEVQLPCIFTTCIGFKDLDFTWYYNSTEVIYRGNIKNKASEPTMLYADPRVRLIGTTTGRENNISISIFVDFDNAGKYTCHVKNPKEMNAEHNATIILKVVQEMVPVDNTLTRIIVGTVGGLVGLLILILIIKKIVLLILKKSQEKKKECLVSSSGIDNTENGLAGSKAEQKAPPKA; this is encoded by the exons ATGGCTGTCACCTTGGAGGTCTCAGTGGGGAAAAACCACCTTGTGATGGCTCTGAACGGCTCAGAAGTGCAGCTGCCCTGCATCTTCACCACCTGCATAGGCTTCAAGGACCTTGACTTCACTTGGTATTACAACAGCACTGAAGTG ATATACCGTGGGAATATAAAGAACAAAGCATCCGAGCCGACGATGCTGTATGCAGACCCTCGGGTTCGGTTAATTGGCACAACCACTGGGAGGGAAAACAACATCTCCATCTCCATATTTGTGGACTTTGACAATGCTGGGAAGTACACCTGCCATGTGAAGAACCCAAAGGAAATGAATGCTGAACACAATGCCACCATCATCCTCAAGGTGGTCCAGGAGA TGGTACCCGTGGACAACACGCTGACGCGCATCATTGTGGGAACCGTGGGCGGGCTTGTCGgcctcctcatcctcatcctcatcaTCAAGAAAATCGTCCTGCTCATCCTCAAAAAGTCTCAGGAGAAGAA GAAGGAGTGTCTCGTGAGCTCCTCAGGGATCGACAACACTGAGAATGGTCTGGCAGGCTCCAAGGCGGAACAGAAAGCTCCACCAAAGGCATGA
- the LOC115637424 gene encoding uncharacterized protein LOC115637424 — MYNIAHLKPVKEPTTLAESISEGKTGTEIGVGDTEPETPTEEIREVDGTVSHDSKVENIEVTAIEKEEYIGQDVSNNDTSDADDSFDDMLTEEVEDKQWLLKVKLVMTSKHTERLEAKVRNIKLYGSSFHCLKPRSWISDEVIDAFLSCVVEKADGKVQAISSVVSTVILSGRATQMKVKIALMKKKELLIIDPLCDEIRYERTCLRNWRNFIKRLTSKSSSDWNSKIVQHPRQSDGHNCGPLILKFAETYLQHKDISTVGTTQKANTAFRRHIAILLMKESESVEDYCIYCNLIDCEKESEDCTMVQCDSCKRWAHIPCITEGTNQENLTYEKKEYKCKTCA; from the exons ATGTACAATATTGCACACTTAAAACCAGTAAAAGAGCCAACAACATTAGCTGAAAGCATATCAGAGGGAAAAACTGGAACTGAAATTGGAGTTGGTGACACTGAACCAGAAACACCCACGGAAGAGATTAGAGAAGTGGATGGCACTGTATCTCATGACAGCAAAGTGGAAAACATAGAGGTCACAGCAATAGAAAAAGAGGAATATATAGGGCAAGATGTGTCAAACAATGATACAAGTGATGCTGATGACAGTTTTGATGACATGCTTACAGAGGAAGTGGAAGACAAGCAATGGCTTCTGAAAG taaaATTGGTAATGaccagcaaacacacagagagactggAGGCCAAAGTGAGAAACATAAAATTGTATGGCTCTTCATTTCATTGCCTGAAACCGAGAAGCTGGATAAGTGATGAG GTTATTGATGCATTTTTGAGCTGTGTAGTTGAGAAAGCAGATGGAAAG GTACAAGCCATCTCATCAGTAGTTTCCACTGTCATTCTCTCAGGCAGAGCTACACAAATGAAAGTGAAG ATAGCCTTGATGAAAAAAAAGGAATTGTTAATAATTGACCCCTTGTGTGATGAGATCAGATATGAAAGAACATGCCTGAGGAATTGGAG AAACTTCATCAAACGATTAACTAGTAAATCCTCATCTGATTGGAACAGTAAAATTGTGCAGCATCCCAGACAAAGTGATGGCCACAACTGTGGACCACTCATCTTAAAG TTTGCAGAAACATATTTGCAGCACAAAGACATCAGTACGGTGGGAACAACACAGAAGGCTAATACTGCGTTTAGAAGACATATAGCAATTCTTCTAATGAAGGAGTCAG aaagcgtGGAGGACTACTGCATATACTGCAACCTTATCGACTGTGAAAAAGAAAGTGAGGATTGCACGATG GTCCAGTGTGATTCTTGCAAGAGGTGGGCACATATACCATGCATTACAGAAGGAACCAATCaagaaaacctgacatatgagAAGAAAGAGTACAAATGCAAGACATGTGCATAG